The Corynebacterium minutissimum genome includes the window GCATCTGCACGGCTCTTATGAGCTGCTCAAGGAGCGCATGAGCCATCGCGTTGGGCACTTCATGCCAGTGTCCTTGCTTGATTCACAGTTCGAGACGCTCGAGGATCTGCGGCCAGAGGAAGCAGGGCTGGTGCTGGATGTCAGCGCCGCGCCGGAGGACCTTGCTGCCGCGGCGGCCGAGTACTTGCGGGCTTAGCTGGTGCTTCCTGACTTAAGTCATGGGTGGATGAGCAACGCCACTCTTGACACTGCTACTTGGTGTTGTTCGGCGGTGGGGTGGGATTGTTCAGCGCACTAAAATGGCCTAAGTCTGAAGGGCGTCCTGCAGAAGGCATCTGGCAAAAGGCATCTTTGGGTCTAAAAACGCCATCTGCAATAAGTAAATGGCGTTTTCAGCCGTGAAAACGCCTTATGACTGGTGCCTTTTGTCAGACGCCTCCAGCATGCCAATGAAGGCACGCAAACGTTGCACGTTGCGAGGGGCGCGAAGAAGGCATTCCGTTTCGCGAAGGCAGATACGTGCAGTGCACTTCGGAAACGGCCGTTGTGACCCGGCTTAGGCCGTTGGAGGGTGAGCAACGTCTCTCTCGACGCTGCTACCTGGTGGTTTTCGGCGGTGGGGTGGGATTGTTCCGCACTAAAATGGCCAAGTCAGGTTTCCGGGTTGGCTGGTGCTTTCGAGATCCTGCCGCTGCTCCAGCTGCGGCGCTAGAGCAGCGCGGCGGCGCCGTAGAAGATAAGGACAATGCCGAAGCCGATTGAGGAAATCAGCGCTTGGTTTACCGTCCAGGTCCGCAGCGTGGTCGATACGTCCATGCCCATGAGCCGGCCGACGAGCCAGAAGCCCGAGTCATTGACGTGGCTGCCAAAGACGGAGCCGGCCGCGGTAGCAAGCGTGATGAGGACCAGCTGAATTTCATTGAAACCGCCGGCCTCAACGGCGGGCACCATCAGTGCGGCGGCCGTGGTGAGAGCAACGGTGGCTGAACCTTGCGCCAGGCGCAGGGCTACAGCGATGAGGTAGCAGGCCAGGATGACCGGGATGCCGAGACCGGACATGGAATCTGCCAAAGCATCACCGATACCGCTTGTGCGCAGCACACCGCCGAACATGCCGCCGGCACCGGTGATGAGGATGACAGAACAAATGGGGCCGAGGGAAGACTCCACAGTCTTTTCAATTGCGCTCTTGCCTTCGCCGCGGCGCAGACCCAGCACGGCCATCGCCACCAGAGTGGTAATCAGCAAAGCGATCGGAGTCTGTCCCAAGAAGATGAAGAAGCGTACCCACGTGGCAGAAGGATCGACAACCCCAGCCGTGCCCAGTGTGGTCAACCCGGTATTGCCAAAGATAAGCACCATCGGGATGAGCAGAACCCCGATAACCGAGGCAGGGGAGGCCGGGCGATCCGGCAGCTCGGCGTCGCTGACGAGCGCACCGGTTACGGCTTCTTCCAGACGGAACGGGTACTTCTTTCCCAGGTGAAGTCCGAAGCGGTAGCCGGAGAGATACCACGTGGGCAGTGCAACGAGGAGACCGAAGATGAGGATCAGGCCGATGTCCGCGCTGAAGAACTCACCGGCGGCGACAGGTCCCGGGTGCGGTGGCACGAAGACGTGCATGACGGAAAACGCGCCGGCGGCGGGGATACCGTAGGCCAGGACTGGGCCATCCAAGCGCCTGGCGACGGCAAAGATGACCGGCAGCATCACCATGAGTCCCGCATCGAAGAAGATGGGGAAGCCCATGATGAGCGAGGCTACGCCCAGTGCTAGGGGTGCTTTGTTTTCGCCGAAGAGTTTTACGAGGGCGTCGGCAAGCGTTTTGGCGCCGCCGGAAGTCTCCGCCAAGCGTCCGATCATGGCGCCCAAGCCCACCAGCAAGGCCACGGAACCCAAGGTCGAACCGAAGCCACTCGTCATGGTCGGAACCACGCCATCCAGCGGGATGCCAGCGGCGAGGGCAGTCAGCGCGGAGACAGTGACGAGGGTGACGAAGGCGTGCACCTTGAAGTGGATGACGAGGACGAGGATGACGGCGATGGCCGCCACCGCAATTCCCAACAGTGGTCCGGTGCCCAATGTGGGCTCCCAAGTATCCATAACATTCATAAGCACTGACTTTAGTTCGACAGTGTGCGGTGTTCTAGAAGTTCACTGGTGGGGAACCTCACGAAAGAAGGGGGTGAAGAGGGGGTGTGTCGGCAAACTCAGCGGACGCGTTACTCCACCCCGAGTACTGGGCCCACCGTGGCCCAACTGATGGCCAGTTCACGGCGGAATAGGCCCCACGTGTGTCGCCCTGCCGGAAGCTCGTAGTAGTCAAGGTCAACGCCGGCGGCGGTGGCTTGCTTGGCGTAATGGGCACTGCACCAATAGTCCAACCTTTCATTAAGGCCCAGCGCGGGTAAAGGTGAGTCCTCAATGTCGACGTCAAAGTCTGCCGGGGCACCGCGAGAGACGATAGCAAAGGTCTTCCGTCCCTTTTGTTGATCGAGGTTGAGAACCGGTGAGTGCTGTGCCCACGCCGGATCCCATGGCGCGCCGAAGGAGCGTGCCGGGTCTGTGCCGTAATACGCCGCACTGACCCACGCAAATCCCTGCGCGAGAACACCCGTGGTCGAGGGGCAGCCGGAAAAGGAACCAGCTACTTTGAACCGCGGATCAAAGGTGGCCAGTTCCAATGCCGGGCCACCAGAGTTGCTGAGGCCGGCGATGCCGTCACGGCCAGTGCCATGAAACTCAGCGTCGATGAGCTGGGGGAGCTCCTTGGTCAGGTAGGTGGCCCACTTGTATTTTCCGTGGGTGTCGTGAGGCTGAGCCCAATCCGACATCATCGAGCCATAAGCACCGCGTGGCGATACGACGTTTACGTGCTTGTCGCGGAAGAACTCG containing:
- a CDS encoding GntP family permease, whose product is MDTWEPTLGTGPLLGIAVAAIAVILVLVIHFKVHAFVTLVTVSALTALAAGIPLDGVVPTMTSGFGSTLGSVALLVGLGAMIGRLAETSGGAKTLADALVKLFGENKAPLALGVASLIMGFPIFFDAGLMVMLPVIFAVARRLDGPVLAYGIPAAGAFSVMHVFVPPHPGPVAAGEFFSADIGLILIFGLLVALPTWYLSGYRFGLHLGKKYPFRLEEAVTGALVSDAELPDRPASPASVIGVLLIPMVLIFGNTGLTTLGTAGVVDPSATWVRFFIFLGQTPIALLITTLVAMAVLGLRRGEGKSAIEKTVESSLGPICSVILITGAGGMFGGVLRTSGIGDALADSMSGLGIPVILACYLIAVALRLAQGSATVALTTAAALMVPAVEAGGFNEIQLVLITLATAAGSVFGSHVNDSGFWLVGRLMGMDVSTTLRTWTVNQALISSIGFGIVLIFYGAAALL
- a CDS encoding alpha/beta hydrolase, whose amino-acid sequence is MHFSRSALAGLLSVGLIFSPTHVQPAQAQAPDTMSSALTNIDQYASAFDPIALGPLAPVLFSENVFAAWGHVLQQLKLPVVPPEATRPPATTAPAQLRELRHIQDNVWEFKAYSPAMDRVITNDIILPPGGVENTQPRPTYYLLGGAGGGEDALWWDGGGASEFFRDKHVNVVSPRGAYGSMMSDWAQPHDTHGKYKWATYLTKELPQLIDAEFHGTGRDGIAGLSNSGGPALELATFDPRFKVAGSFSGCPSTTGVLAQGFAWVSAAYYGTDPARSFGAPWDPAWAQHSPVLNLDQQKGRKTFAIVSRGAPADFDVDIEDSPLPALGLNERLDYWCSAHYAKQATAAGVDLDYYELPAGRHTWGLFRRELAISWATVGPVLGVE